The proteins below are encoded in one region of bacterium:
- a CDS encoding methionine--tRNA ligase gives MTRQTNPKKILITTPIYYINDRPHIGHAYSTIAADTLARYWRNKIGPENVRFSTGTDENSKKTIEAAREAGLDIPTYTDKLAAEWRQTWDSLKISYDDFIRTSEPRHKQAVDDLVNKIHAAGDVTKDIYEGPYCFRCEAFYRSEELVDDKCPIHKKEVENVKEDNYFFDLPKYADKLTELIRSGEFEIQPESRRNEVLAFIERGLEPISISRANQEIGLTLPFDESQRIYVWVEALINYLTVAGYPGAGYEDWWSNVTHIVGKDIIKFHCIIWPALLISAGVGLPKRVIASGFWTIDGEKISKSLGNSIDPVGLAEQYGNDALRYYLLSEIPFGADGNFSTERFKSVYASELANGLGNLVQRVASMLKNYNDRKYDHMKIDEHFDTSSIAEADFTNVCADLQKRLDTLNAQIEQNKPWELVKTDKDSAVQFLAPLVAQIVDLGQAIAPILPQTAEKVAQIFADGEVHTDIGILFPRIEE, from the coding sequence GCCACATATTGGGCATGCTTATTCGACGATCGCTGCAGATACACTGGCGCGCTATTGGCGCAACAAGATCGGGCCCGAAAATGTGCGTTTTTCTACCGGGACTGATGAAAATTCCAAGAAGACTATCGAGGCTGCACGAGAGGCCGGGCTCGATATACCGACCTACACTGATAAGCTCGCAGCTGAGTGGAGGCAGACATGGGATTCACTCAAGATTAGCTATGATGATTTTATTCGTACCAGTGAGCCTCGCCACAAGCAGGCAGTTGATGATTTGGTCAACAAAATACATGCCGCAGGGGATGTGACGAAGGATATCTATGAGGGGCCATATTGCTTCCGTTGTGAGGCATTCTATAGGTCCGAAGAGCTCGTTGATGACAAGTGTCCGATCCATAAAAAAGAAGTCGAAAATGTCAAGGAAGATAATTACTTCTTCGACTTGCCGAAGTATGCTGACAAGCTCACGGAGCTGATTCGATCTGGTGAATTTGAGATTCAGCCAGAATCACGACGCAACGAAGTGCTGGCCTTCATTGAGCGTGGGTTAGAGCCGATCTCTATCTCGCGCGCCAATCAAGAGATCGGCTTGACCCTGCCATTCGATGAGTCACAGCGCATCTATGTCTGGGTGGAGGCACTCATCAATTACCTCACGGTAGCAGGGTACCCGGGGGCTGGTTATGAAGATTGGTGGAGCAATGTCACCCATATCGTTGGTAAGGATATTATCAAGTTTCACTGCATCATTTGGCCGGCATTGTTGATCTCGGCGGGCGTTGGTCTGCCGAAGCGAGTGATCGCATCCGGGTTTTGGACTATCGATGGTGAGAAGATCTCGAAGAGCCTCGGGAATTCGATCGACCCGGTGGGGCTTGCAGAACAATATGGCAATGATGCTCTGCGCTACTATCTCTTGAGCGAGATTCCGTTTGGGGCGGATGGGAATTTTTCGACCGAGCGCTTTAAGTCAGTCTATGCGAGTGAGTTAGCAAATGGTCTCGGTAACCTTGTACAACGAGTTGCGAGTATGCTGAAGAACTACAATGATAGGAAATACGATCATATGAAGATAGACGAGCATTTCGATACTTCATCTATCGCGGAGGCTGATTTTACTAACGTTTGTGCCGACCTTCAGAAACGACTAGATACATTGAATGCGCAGATCGAGCAAAACAAGCCGTGGGAATTGGTTAAGACTGATAAAGATAGCGCAGTACAATTCTTGGCCCCTCTGGTGGCGCAAATAGTTGATCTCGGCCAGGCAATCGCGCCAATACTGCCGCAGACGGCCGAAAAAGTCGCCCAGATATTCGCAGATGGCGAAGTGCATACTGATATCGGTATTCTCTTCCCGCGCATCGAGGAATAA